TCAGCCGGCACATCGAGGACGGCATCGTCTCGCTGCACTTCGACATCGAGCCGACGGCGGAGTCGCTGTCGGTGCGCTTCGCCCGCGAGCACCGCGCGGAGTCGCAGAGCGTGCGCGCGATGCTCCATCCCGCCTCGGTCGCCGTCATCGGCGCCAGCCGTCGCGAGCGCGCGATCGGCCACCAGGTCCTCAAGCACATCCTCGTCGGCGAGTTCACGGGTGAGGTGCACGCCGTCAACCCCAACGCCGACACCGTCCTGGGCGTGGACGCGGTGCGCTCGATCACCGACCTGCCCGACGGCGCGGAGCTCGCGGTCGTCGCCATCCCGGCGGAGGAGGTCCTCCCGGTCGTCGCCGAGTGCGCCGCCGCCGGGGTGAAGACGCTGCTGATCATCTCCTCGGGCTTCGCCGAGGTCGGGGAGGAGGGGACCCGGCTGCAGCAGGAGGTCCTGCGGCTGGCCCGCTCGCACGGGATGCGCGTCGTCGGCCCCAACTCCTTCGGCCTGATCAACAACGACCCCTCGGTCAGCCTCAACGCGACCCTCGCCACGACGATCCCGCACCCGGGGCACCTCGGGCTGTTCTCGCAGAGCGGTGCCCTGGCGATCGCGAACCTCGACTCGGCCGCCCGCCGCAACCTGGGGATCTCGGTCTTCGCCTCCGCGGGCAACCGGGTCGACGTCTCCGGCAACGACCTGATGCAGTACTGGGTCGACGACGAGCGCACCCACGCCGTCGGGCTGTACCTGGAGTCCATGGGCAACCCGCGCAAGTTCTCCCGGATCGCCCGCCACCTGGCCGCCAACAAGCCGGTCATCGTCGTCAAGGCATCCTCCGCGAGCTACGGCGTGCCGCCCGGTCACCGCGTGCGCCAGCCGAAGGTCAAGCCGCACGCCTACACCGCCATGCTCGACCAGGCGGGTGTCATCCGCTGCGAGAACGTCCACCAGATGTTCGACGTGGCCCAGCTGCTCGTCCACCAGCCGTTGCCCAGGGGGCGGCGCGTCGCGGTCGTCGGCAACTCCAGCCAGCTGGCCGCCCTCTCCGCGGACAACGCGACCTCCCGTGGCCTCGAGGTCGTGCACGGACCCACGGCCGTGCGCACCGAGGCCACCGCCCAGGAGTTCCGTGAGGCCGTCGACGCCGCCTTCGACGACCCCGAGGTGGACTCGGTGATCACCTGCTTCATCCCTCCCGTCGGCGCCCTCGACCAGGAGGTGGTCGACGCCCTTCGCCATGCGGCCTCGCACTCCGACAAGCCGTGCGTCGCCACCCTGCTCGGGATGCGCGGCGTCGACACCGGCAGCGAGAACGCCTACTTCGCCCACGAGTGGGGCGAGGTCGCGGAGGGCCAGCCACGTCAGGCCATCCCGCTGTACCCGATGCCCGAGGAGGCCATCCGCGCCCTCGCCGCGGCCACCAACTACGGGCAGTGGCGCACCAAGGACAAGGGCGAGACCGTCGTGCGCGACGGCATCGACCGCTGGGCGGTGCGCGCGCTGCTCGACCGGGTCCTCGAGGAGGACCCCGAGGGACGGGCGCTGACCAGCGGCGAGGCGCAGGAGCTGCTCGCGGGCTACGGCATCCCGGTGTGGCCGCGGCACGAGGTGGCTTCCGCGGACGAGGCGGTCGCCGCGGCCGAGGCCGTCGGCTACCCCGTCGTGGTCAAGTCCCTCTCGCCGCTCGTGCGTGGCCAGGCCGTGCTCGAGGGCATCCGGGTGGACCTGCACGACGAGGCCTCCGTGCGGGCGGCCTTCGAGACGATGGACCGGCGCCTGGCGCCGATGGACGCCAACTACTTCGTCGTGCAGCGGATGGCCGGCCCAGGTGTCTCCACCGTGCTCTCGACCGTCGAGGACCCGCTCTTCGGGCCCGTGGTCTCGTTCAGCATCGCGGGGGCACCGACGACGATGCTCGACGACGTCGCCTACCGGATCCCGCCCCTGACCGACATCGACGTCAGCGAGCTCATCGACGAGATCAAGTCGGCCCCGCTGCTGCACGGCCACCGCGGGTCGACGCCGGTCGACCGGGCCGCGTTGGAGGACATCCTCGGTCGCCTGTCGTTGATGTCGGACGACTTCCTCGAGCTGTCCTCCGTCGAGCTCAACCCCGTCATCGCGCACCCGGACGGGGCGACGGTGCTCGGGGCGGAGATCCTCATCGCGCCCGCCCAGCGGCGGACCGACCCCGGCGCTCGGAGCCTGACCTGACGCTGGGGCACAATGGCCGTCATGTCCGTTCCAGCCGATCTCACGGCGATCACCCTTCCTGACGCCCTCACCGCCGACATCGAGCGCGCGGGGTACTACCCGGCCCTCGTGGCCGACGTCGTCAAGGCCGCGGTCGGCACCGAGGAGGTGCGCAGCCACCTCGTCCACCAGGAGACGACCTTCGACCAGGACGCGGTGCGCCGCCACATCACGGTCTTCGTGCGCACGGACACCCGCCTCGTCATCGCGCACGCCGACGACTTCGTCGACCACGCCGTCACCGACTCCTCGCGGGAGGTGGCCACGGCGACGACCGAGTGCATCCCGCTGTCCGCCGTGCGCGGGGTGATGCTCACCCACGTCACCGACAACCCCTCGCAGTACGTCCCCGGTTCCCTCGGCCGCGAGATGACCCTGACGATCGGGTGGGGAGCGGTCAGCCGGATCGACCTGCTGCCCGGGCAGTGCTCCGACCCCGAGTGCGACGGGGGCGACCACGGCTACGAGGGCACCGTGGCGGCCGACGACATCGGTCTGCGCATCAGCGCCGAGGCCGAGGGGCGGGTGGCCCTGGACCAGGCGATCGAGTTCGCCCGCGACCTCTCCTCGAGCATCGGGCACTGAGCCGCCGATGGGCCACCACGGCGCGCAGCCCGTCCCGCTCCTGCCGACGACCCCACGACTGGACCGGGTGCTCCCGTCCGTCGCCGCGAGCCTGGGCGTCCCCGGCCTGGCGAAGGGGGGAGACCGCCTCCTCGCGCCGGCCCGCCGGAGCGTGGTCGTGCTCGTCGACGGGCTCGGTGCCGAGCTGCTGGCCCGCCGGGGCGGGCACGCCCCCTTCCTCCGCCGCCTGCTGCAGGACCCGCAGCGAGCGGTTCGGCTGGACTGCGGGTTCCCCTCGACGACAGCGACCTCGATGGGCAGCTTCGGTACCGGCACGCTCACCGGGGTGCACGGGCTCGTCGGCTACGAGGCCTACGACCCCGGGAGCGACACGGTCTTCAACGAGCTGTCCTGGGAGGACGGCCCCGACCCGTACCGGTGGCAGCCGCACCCGACGGTCTTCGAGGCCGCGCTCGACGCCGGGGTCGCCGTCACCCGCATCGGGCCGGGCTACTTCGACGGCTCGGGGCTGACCAATGCCGCCCTGCGGGGTGGGGGCTTCGTCGCGGCGCGGTCCCTGGCCGAGCGCGTCGACGCGACGGTCACCGCGGTCCGGGCGATGCCGCGCTCGCTCGTCTACCTCTACTGGGGCGATGTCGACAAGGTTGGCCACGTCCACGGCAGCGACTCGTGGCAGTGGGGCGAGGAGCTGGAGGAGGTCGACGCGCAGCTGGCCCGACTGGCGGGTCTGCTGCCGCCGGACACCTCGCTGCACATCACGGCCGACCACGGCATGGTCGACGTGCCCCTGGACGCCCGCCCGGACATCGCCGAGGAACCCGATCTGGACGCCGGGTTGCGGCACGTCTCCGGCGAGCCGCGGTGCCTGCAGCTGCACGTGCAGGAGGGCGCGGTCGAGGACGTGCTCTCCGCGTGGCGCTCACGCCTGGGTGACGACGCGTACGTCATCGCGGGGGAGGAGGCCGTCGAGGCCGGCTGGTTCGGCCCGGTGACCGACGAGGTGCGCCCGCGCATCGGTGACGTCATCGCCGCCATGACCGGGCCGGTCGCGGTCGTCGACTCCCGCCGCCACCGTCCGCTGCTGCGGAGCCTGCTCGGGGTCCACGGCTCGATCACCGCCGACGAGGTCGCCATCCCGTGGCTGGAGCTCCCGGCACGGGAGTCCTGACATGGCGCAGCTGTGCTTCTTCGCCGGGACGATGGACTGCG
Above is a window of Janibacter cremeus DNA encoding:
- a CDS encoding alkaline phosphatase family protein, encoding MGHHGAQPVPLLPTTPRLDRVLPSVAASLGVPGLAKGGDRLLAPARRSVVVLVDGLGAELLARRGGHAPFLRRLLQDPQRAVRLDCGFPSTTATSMGSFGTGTLTGVHGLVGYEAYDPGSDTVFNELSWEDGPDPYRWQPHPTVFEAALDAGVAVTRIGPGYFDGSGLTNAALRGGGFVAARSLAERVDATVTAVRAMPRSLVYLYWGDVDKVGHVHGSDSWQWGEELEEVDAQLARLAGLLPPDTSLHITADHGMVDVPLDARPDIAEEPDLDAGLRHVSGEPRCLQLHVQEGAVEDVLSAWRSRLGDDAYVIAGEEAVEAGWFGPVTDEVRPRIGDVIAAMTGPVAVVDSRRHRPLLRSLLGVHGSITADEVAIPWLELPARES
- a CDS encoding bifunctional GNAT family N-acetyltransferase/acetate--CoA ligase family protein — protein: MTQLPPGYPVLAEADVVLRDGSVCRLRPIKPSDADAIRRFHAGQSDESIYLRFFAPMRNLSDRDIKRFTEVDYHDRMALVATIRDEIIGIGRYDRVTEHSAEVAFNISDHYHGKGVGSVLLEHLAALAYHRDIEAFEAEVLPHNRKMLSVFADAGYQVSRHIEDGIVSLHFDIEPTAESLSVRFAREHRAESQSVRAMLHPASVAVIGASRRERAIGHQVLKHILVGEFTGEVHAVNPNADTVLGVDAVRSITDLPDGAELAVVAIPAEEVLPVVAECAAAGVKTLLIISSGFAEVGEEGTRLQQEVLRLARSHGMRVVGPNSFGLINNDPSVSLNATLATTIPHPGHLGLFSQSGALAIANLDSAARRNLGISVFASAGNRVDVSGNDLMQYWVDDERTHAVGLYLESMGNPRKFSRIARHLAANKPVIVVKASSASYGVPPGHRVRQPKVKPHAYTAMLDQAGVIRCENVHQMFDVAQLLVHQPLPRGRRVAVVGNSSQLAALSADNATSRGLEVVHGPTAVRTEATAQEFREAVDAAFDDPEVDSVITCFIPPVGALDQEVVDALRHAASHSDKPCVATLLGMRGVDTGSENAYFAHEWGEVAEGQPRQAIPLYPMPEEAIRALAAATNYGQWRTKDKGETVVRDGIDRWAVRALLDRVLEEDPEGRALTSGEAQELLAGYGIPVWPRHEVASADEAVAAAEAVGYPVVVKSLSPLVRGQAVLEGIRVDLHDEASVRAAFETMDRRLAPMDANYFVVQRMAGPGVSTVLSTVEDPLFGPVVSFSIAGAPTTMLDDVAYRIPPLTDIDVSELIDEIKSAPLLHGHRGSTPVDRAALEDILGRLSLMSDDFLELSSVELNPVIAHPDGATVLGAEILIAPAQRRTDPGARSLT
- a CDS encoding DUF5998 family protein codes for the protein MAVMSVPADLTAITLPDALTADIERAGYYPALVADVVKAAVGTEEVRSHLVHQETTFDQDAVRRHITVFVRTDTRLVIAHADDFVDHAVTDSSREVATATTECIPLSAVRGVMLTHVTDNPSQYVPGSLGREMTLTIGWGAVSRIDLLPGQCSDPECDGGDHGYEGTVAADDIGLRISAEAEGRVALDQAIEFARDLSSSIGH